A genomic window from Rattus norvegicus strain BN/NHsdMcwi chromosome 9, GRCr8, whole genome shotgun sequence includes:
- the Crygd gene encoding gamma-crystallin D isoform X1, with product MGKVSPGHPERGEGLTPGSRPQQASDPCLALQITFYEDRGFQGRHYECSTDHSNLQPYFSRCNSVRVDSGCWMLYEQPNFTGCQYFLRRGDYPDYQQWMGFSDSVRSCRLIPHAGSHRIRLYEREDYRGQMVEFTEDCPSLQDRFHFNEIYSLNVLEGCWVLYEMTNYRGRQYLLRPGEYRRYHDWGAMNARVGSLRRVMDFY from the exons ATGGGGAAGGTGAGCCCAGGGCACCCAGAACGTGGGGAGGGACTTACTCCTGGGTCCAGGCCACAACAGGCCTCTGACCCCTGCCTTGCCTTACAGATCACCTTCTATGAGGACCGCGGCTTCCAGGGCCGCCACTATGAGTGCAGCACAGACCACTCCAACCTGCAGCCCTACTTCAGCCGCTGCAACTCTGTGCGCGTGGACAGTGGCTGCTGGATGCTCTATGAGCAGCCCAACTTCACAGGCTGCCAGTACTTCCTTCGTCGCGGGGACTACCCTGACTACCAGCAGTGGATGGGTTTCAGCGACTCTGTCCGCTCCTGCCGCCTCATCCCCCAC GCCGGCTCCCACAGGATCAGACTGTACGAGAGGGAAGATTACAGAGGCCAGATGGTAGAGTTCACTGAGGACTGCCCCTCTCTCCAGGACCGATTCCACTTCAATGAGATCTACTCCCTCAATGTGCTGGAGGGCTGCTGGGTCCTCTATGAGATGACCAACTACAGGGGGCGACAGTACCTGCTGAGGCCCGGGGAGTATAGGCGCTACCACGACTGGGGCGCCATGAATGCCAGGGTTGGCTCTCTGAGGAGAGTCATGGATTTCTATTAA
- the Crygd gene encoding gamma-crystallin D yields the protein MGKITFYEDRGFQGRHYECSTDHSNLQPYFSRCNSVRVDSGCWMLYEQPNFTGCQYFLRRGDYPDYQQWMGFSDSVRSCRLIPHAGSHRIRLYEREDYRGQMVEFTEDCPSLQDRFHFNEIYSLNVLEGCWVLYEMTNYRGRQYLLRPGEYRRYHDWGAMNARVGSLRRVMDFY from the exons ATGGGGAAG ATCACCTTCTATGAGGACCGCGGCTTCCAGGGCCGCCACTATGAGTGCAGCACAGACCACTCCAACCTGCAGCCCTACTTCAGCCGCTGCAACTCTGTGCGCGTGGACAGTGGCTGCTGGATGCTCTATGAGCAGCCCAACTTCACAGGCTGCCAGTACTTCCTTCGTCGCGGGGACTACCCTGACTACCAGCAGTGGATGGGTTTCAGCGACTCTGTCCGCTCCTGCCGCCTCATCCCCCAC GCCGGCTCCCACAGGATCAGACTGTACGAGAGGGAAGATTACAGAGGCCAGATGGTAGAGTTCACTGAGGACTGCCCCTCTCTCCAGGACCGATTCCACTTCAATGAGATCTACTCCCTCAATGTGCTGGAGGGCTGCTGGGTCCTCTATGAGATGACCAACTACAGGGGGCGACAGTACCTGCTGAGGCCCGGGGAGTATAGGCGCTACCACGACTGGGGCGCCATGAATGCCAGGGTTGGCTCTCTGAGGAGAGTCATGGATTTCTATTAA
- the Crygc gene encoding gamma-crystallin C isoform 1 (isoform 1 is encoded by transcript variant 1) encodes MGKITFYEDRGFQGRCYECSSDCPNLQTYFSRCNSVRVDSGCWMLYERPNYQGHQYFLRRGDYPDYQQWMGFSDSIRSCRLIPHQTGSHRMRLYEKEDHKGVMMELSEDCSCIQDRFHLSEVRSLHVLEGCWVLYEMSNYRGRQYLLRPQEYRRYHDWGAVDAKAGSLRRVVDLY; translated from the exons ATGGGGAAG ATCACCTTCTACGAGGACCGAGGCTTCCAGGGCCGCTGCTATGAGTGCAGCAGCGACTGCCCCAACCTGCAGACCTACTTCAGCCGCTGCAACTCCGTCCGCGTGGACAGTGGCTGCTGGATGCTCTATGAGCGACCCAACTACCAGGGCCACCAGTACTTCCTGCGACGCGGGGACTACCCTGACTACCAGCAGTGGATGGGTTTCAGCGACTCCATTCGCTCCTGCCGCCTCATCCCCCAT CAGACAGGTTCCCACAGGATGCGTCTGTATGAGAAAGAAGATCACAAAGGCGTCATGATGGAGCTGAGTGAAGACTGCTCCTGCATCCAGGACCGCTTCCACCTCAGTGAGGTGCGCTCGCTGCACGTGCTAGAGGGCTGCTGGGTCCTCTATGAGATGTCTAACTACCGAGGCCGGCAGTATCTGCTGAGGCCTCAAGAGTACCGGCGCTACCACGACTGGGGCGCTGTAGATGCTAAGGCAGGCTCTTTGCGGAGGGTGGTAGATTTATACTAA
- the Crygb gene encoding gamma-crystallin B (The RefSeq protein has 1 substitution compared to this genomic sequence), with protein MGKITFFEDRGFQGRCYECSSDCPNLQTYFSRCNSVRVDSGCWMLYERPNYQGHQYFLRRGDYPDYQQWMGFSDSIRSCRLIPQHSGTYRMRIYERDDFRGQMSEITDDCLSLQDRFHLSEIHSLNVMEGCWVLYEMPSYRGRQYLLRPGEYRRYLDWGAANAKVGSFRRVMDFY; from the exons ATGGGAAAG ATCACCTTCTTCGAGGACCGAGGCTTCCAGGGCCGCTGCTATGAGTGCAGCAGCGACTGCCCCAACCTGCAGACCTACTTCAGCCGCTGCAACTCCGTCCGCGTGGACAGTGGCTGCTGGATGCTCTATGAGCGACCCAACTACCAGGGCTACCAGTACTTCCTGCGACGCGGGGACTACCCTGACTACCAGCAGTGGATGGGTTTCAGCGACTCCATTCGCTCCTGCCGCCTCATCCCCCAA cactcGGGCACTTACAGAATGAGGATCTACGAAAGAGATGACTTCAGAGGACAAATGTCAGAGATCACAGACGACTGTCTCTCTCTTCAGGATCGCTTCCACCTCAGCGAGATTCACTCCCTCAATGTAATGGAGGGCTGCTGGGTCCTCTATGAGATGCCTAGCTACAGAGGGCGCCAGTACCTGCTGAGGCCGGGAGAGTACAGGAGATATCTTGACTGGGGGGCTGCAAACGCCAAAGTTGGCTCTTTTAGAAGAGTCATGGATTTTTACTGA
- the Crygc gene encoding gamma-crystallin C isoform 2 (isoform 2 is encoded by transcript variant 2; The RefSeq protein has 2 substitutions compared to this genomic sequence) — protein MGKITFYEDRGFQGRCYECSSDCPNLQTYFSRCNSIRVDSGCWMLYERPNYQGHQYFLRRGDYPDYQQWMGFSDSIRSCRLIPHTGSHRMRLYEKEDHKGVMMELSEDCSCIQDRFHLSEVRSLHVLEGCWVLYEMPNYRGRQYLLRPQEYRRYHDWGAVDAKAGSLRRVVDLY, from the exons ATGGGGAAG ATCACCTTCTACGAGGACCGAGGCTTCCAGGGCCGCTGCTATGAGTGCAGCAGCGACTGCCCCAACCTGCAGACCTACTTCAGCCGCTGCAACTCCGTCCGCGTGGACAGTGGCTGCTGGATGCTCTATGAGCGACCCAACTACCAGGGCCACCAGTACTTCCTGCGACGCGGGGACTACCCTGACTACCAGCAGTGGATGGGTTTCAGCGACTCCATTCGCTCCTGCCGCCTCATCCCCCAT ACAGGTTCCCACAGGATGCGTCTGTATGAGAAAGAAGATCACAAAGGCGTCATGATGGAGCTGAGTGAAGACTGCTCCTGCATCCAGGACCGCTTCCACCTCAGTGAGGTGCGCTCGCTGCACGTGCTAGAGGGCTGCTGGGTCCTCTATGAGATGTCTAACTACCGAGGCCGGCAGTATCTGCTGAGGCCTCAAGAGTACCGGCGCTACCACGACTGGGGCGCTGTAGATGCTAAGGCAGGCTCTTTGCGGAGGGTGGTAGATTTATACTAA